One Phaseolus vulgaris cultivar G19833 chromosome 2, P. vulgaris v2.0, whole genome shotgun sequence DNA window includes the following coding sequences:
- the LOC137809659 gene encoding vacuolar iron transporter homolog 4-like, which translates to MASLDGHNTNETSFNHVEIPVHAVGVEPKPNQEIEERNIDYSQRANWLRAAVLGANDGLISVASLMMGVGAVKENITAMLLAGFAGLIAGACSMAIGEFVSVYTQYDIEIAHMKRERENNIIGGVSEEGQREKLPNPFQAALASALAFSVGAVVPLLAAAFIRSHKIRLAVVVIVASLTLVVFGGVGAVLGKTPLTKSCLRMLIGGWLAMTITFGLTKLFAFAEQIITHKPG; encoded by the coding sequence ATGGCTTCCCTTGATGGTCACAACACTAATGAAACTTCATTCAATCATGTTGAGATTCCTGTTCATGCAGTTGGTGTAGAGccaaaaccaaaccaagaaATTGAAGAGAGAAACATAGACTATTCTCAGAGGGCGAATTGGCTGCGTGCAGCAGTGTTAGGAGCCAATGATGGTTTAATCTCAGTTGCATCATTGATGATGGGTGTTGGAGCTGTTAAGGAGAACATCACAGCCATGCTTCTTGCTGGTTTTGCAGGCTTAATTGCTGGGGCATGCAGCATGGCAATTGGAGAGTTTGTGTCTGTGTACACTCAATATGACATAGAAATAGCTCACatgaaaagagagagagaaaataatattattggtGGAGTGAGTGAAGAAGGTCAAAGGGAGAAGTTGCCAAATCCATTTCAGGCTGCTCTAGCATCAGCTCTAGCATTTTCTGTTGGTGCAGTGGTGCCACTGCTAGCAGCTGCATTCATAAGGAGCCATAAAATCAGGCTTGCAGTTGTTGTTATTGTGGCTAGCCTCACATTGGTGGTATTTGGTGGAGTAGGAGCTGTGCTTGGAAAAACTCCACtcaccaagtcttgccttagaaTGCTCATTGGAGGTTGGTTGGCTATGACTATTACATTTGGCCTCACCAAGTTATTTGCCTTTGCGGAGCAAATTATTACTCATAAACCTGGATGA